GGAATAGCGGCCTTCCGGGCCGATGGGGAACACGATGCGTTGATTTTCGTCATTGAGTTCGCATGAGCCGTCTTCCATCATTTCCGTCAAGGTATAACTAATGAGCGAGCGCGTGACGGGATCAATTTCCGCCACGAAGCCAAATTCACCGCCCGTTAGTAATTTCGCTTCGTCTAACACGCGATGGGCCAGCGTATGAATGGGGACGTTCTGCGAAATCATTGCCTTTGATAGCCGGGCCAGGGAAGCGTTGAGCGACGACTCCCACTTGAGTTCATATTCGTTGCGTTTGCGGTCGCTGATATCGACCACCATTTCAACAAAGGCGACTCCATTGCCATTGCTGGCTGGAATTGGAGTGACCGATAGATCGCCCCAGAAGATGCCGCCGTCGCGATGGTGATAGCGCTGTTCGGTTCGGAACGACGGAATTTCGCCTTCTTGCAAGCGCCTGAACATCGAGCGATTGTGTTTCCAGTCGGAATGAAGCGCGATGTCTTCATGGTTCAGTTTGACTAAATCTTCTGGCTGGCGCCCCAGCATCGTTGCCATCTGGCGGTTGACTTTGATGAATTGCCCCTGTGCATTCACTAGAGCCACGCCGCATTGAATGTTGCTGAAGATCGCGGCGAAACTCTGCTGGCTTTCGCGCAGAGCGGTTTCGGCTTGTTTGCGTTCGCTCACATCGCGCGAGAGACAAATGATTTCAATCACTCCACCTTCGAGCGGGTCGAGAATGGTTCGGGTGGATGTCTCGATCCACGCGACCGAGCCGTTCTTTTTGTGGATACGGTATTCTACGGTAAAGACGGTGTCTTCGCTCAGCAGGCGCCCATGGATGCTTTGGACGTCTTTGATATCATCCGGGTGGATAAACTCGTAGGCGTTGCGTCCAACTAATTCGGTTTGGGTGTAGCCAAAGACGTTTTTGCAGGAGGGCGAGGCGTCGAGATACACGCCTGCGGCGTCGTGGCGCGAGACCATTTCGTTGACGTTTTCAGCGAGCAGCCGATATCGCGCCTGGTGTTCGAGTTGTAATGCCGCGTCGTGCGAAGATGGTTTATTCATTTTGCCTGACAAAGTTGCGTCCAAGTTGTTGTGGCGAATTCAATCCCGTATTCTAATTTTTCTCATTTTTATCTATTAAGTAAAGATACCCTCGCGACTTTTTTGTAATAAACCACTTTAACAGAATCCTAAGAAAAAAACATATTAAATTTGCTTCTTCCGTAAAGTTGGATACTTTCTTTATAAATTGAATTGAGATTTCGCTGCATGTGGCATGGGTACACCTCTGCTCGCTTCAGTGCGGGCTTTCAGGCCCTTATGCACAGGCGCTCCCGGAGTTGCACCCATGCCTGAATTGGTTTGTCAATTATAGATACGCCGGGATATGTTTTCGGAATCAAAATCATGACCATCCATCAATGTAGGTACTCACTTATCGGGTGAACTTAAAAAAAGTGATTGACTGCTTTTTTCAAACCTATATAGTTAAGGCTCGTTACAAAACAACAGTTTCTCGTTACCTCACACAACTTCGTACGACAAACTCATCGAGCCATTGCACTCAATTTTTATTTTGGAGATTGAACTATGATGCAGCGGAACAAAGAGGGTTTTACGTTAATCGAATTGCTGA
This portion of the Candidatus Hinthialibacter antarcticus genome encodes:
- a CDS encoding PAS domain S-box protein, producing MNKPSSHDAALQLEHQARYRLLAENVNEMVSRHDAAGVYLDASPSCKNVFGYTQTELVGRNAYEFIHPDDIKDVQSIHGRLLSEDTVFTVEYRIHKKNGSVAWIETSTRTILDPLEGGVIEIICLSRDVSERKQAETALRESQQSFAAIFSNIQCGVALVNAQGQFIKVNRQMATMLGRQPEDLVKLNHEDIALHSDWKHNRSMFRRLQEGEIPSFRTEQRYHHRDGGIFWGDLSVTPIPASNGNGVAFVEMVVDISDRKRNEYELKWESSLNASLARLSKAMISQNVPIHTLAHRVLDEAKLLTGGEFGFVAEIDPVTRSLISYTLTEMMEDGSCELNDENQRIVFPIGPEGRYSSLWGHALNSRRPFYTNDATTHEDSQGLPDGHVEFKTFLAAPVLFGDELCGLIALAHRSRDFAPKHLEAAVRLAELYALALKQQREEKDRRRLEEQLRQTQKMESLGVLAEGVAHDFNNLLMVILGNTEMMMLSTETGSSEEESLQLIQSAALKGADLTKQMMAYSGGLALATQPIDFNHLVREITTIIEATVGNKIRVALSLHNDLPIIQGDKGKLRQAVMNLINNAAEAIGEETGNINIRTGVCELKPDDYIENFIEPYTPDAPGVFIEISDDGCGIEDDAFEKLFDPFYSTKFVGRGLGLAALMGIVKLHQGAIQLTSKPEHGAAFRLVFPVLNQTLL